Proteins encoded by one window of Sphingosinicella sp. BN140058:
- a CDS encoding cytochrome c1: MVRLIAFLVGLGFVVVAGWSLGNGVLAFATQPREVSVEHEFHLAPRHVDFSFNGPFGKYDRQQLQRGFQVFKEVCSSCHSLSFVSFRNLEEIGYNEAEVKAIATGWQIEVPDVDPKTGEATTRKATPADRFPSPYLNEVAARAANNNALPPDLSLITKARHDGPAYVHSLLTGYRDPATYRNAKGEALPAENRPGEGLHFNPYFANLNIAMPPPLTADGQVTFADGTKPTVDQMATDISAFLAWTAEPRLENRHRAGIAVVLFLLFATVLSYLAYQNVWHSAKRKVRHTGPLDPENMAKRDAANREAGVNL, encoded by the coding sequence ATGGTTCGTCTCATTGCCTTCCTGGTCGGCCTCGGCTTCGTCGTCGTCGCCGGCTGGTCTCTCGGCAACGGCGTCTTGGCCTTCGCCACCCAGCCGCGCGAAGTCAGCGTGGAGCACGAGTTCCATCTCGCGCCCCGACACGTCGACTTCTCGTTCAACGGCCCATTCGGCAAATATGATCGGCAGCAGCTTCAGCGCGGCTTCCAGGTCTTCAAGGAAGTCTGTTCCTCCTGCCACAGCCTGTCCTTCGTCTCGTTCCGCAATCTCGAAGAGATCGGCTACAACGAGGCCGAGGTGAAGGCGATCGCCACTGGCTGGCAGATCGAGGTTCCCGACGTCGATCCGAAGACCGGCGAGGCGACCACCCGAAAGGCGACGCCGGCCGACCGCTTCCCGAGCCCTTACCTCAACGAGGTCGCGGCGCGAGCGGCCAACAACAATGCGCTGCCGCCGGATCTGTCGCTGATCACCAAGGCGCGGCATGACGGCCCGGCCTACGTCCATTCGCTGCTGACCGGCTACCGCGATCCGGCGACCTACCGCAATGCGAAGGGCGAGGCGCTTCCGGCCGAGAACCGGCCGGGTGAGGGGCTTCATTTCAACCCCTATTTCGCCAACCTGAACATCGCGATGCCGCCGCCGCTGACCGCCGACGGTCAGGTGACCTTCGCCGACGGCACCAAGCCGACGGTCGATCAGATGGCGACGGACATCTCGGCCTTCCTCGCCTGGACGGCGGAGCCGCGGCTCGAGAACCGTCACCGTGCCGGCATTGCGGTGGTGCTGTTCCTGCTGTTCGCTACCGTGCTGTCGTACCTCGCTTACCAGAACGTTTGGCACTCGGCGAAGCGGAAGGTGCGCCACACCGGGCCGCTCGATCCGGAGAACATGGCCAAGCGCGACGCCGCCAATCGCGAGGCGGGCGTCAACCTCTGA
- a CDS encoding cytochrome b/b6, which produces MSFPWAEPYQPKNGLTRWFDERLPLPRLVYGAIGGGYPVPRNLNYFWNFGVLAGLALTVQIVTGIILAMHYVPYGGAAFQSVEHIMRDVNQGWLLRYAHANGASFFFMVTYIHIFRGLYYGSYKAPRELVWMLGLVILLLMMATAFMGYVLPWGQMSFWGAKVITGLFGAIPFVGEPVQQWLLGGFAPDQPTLNRFFSLHYLLPFVIAGVIVLHIWALHIPGSSNPTGVEVKSAQDTIPFHPFYTAKDGFGVGVFLLLFALVTFFAPNYLGHADNYIPANPLSTPAHIVPEWYFWPFYAILRAFTVDFILPAKLWGVIAMFSAILMLFFLPWIDRSPVRSGNYRPRFKQFFWILMLDLVVLGYVGGSPAEEPYVMISQVATMYYFAHFLIILPILSAVERTLPLPNSISESVLHGEDKEAAPADLGGLRPAAAE; this is translated from the coding sequence ATGAGCTTTCCCTGGGCTGAGCCCTATCAACCCAAGAATGGCCTGACCCGCTGGTTCGACGAGCGGCTGCCGCTCCCGCGCCTGGTCTACGGCGCCATCGGCGGCGGCTATCCGGTGCCGCGCAACCTCAACTATTTCTGGAATTTCGGCGTTCTCGCCGGACTTGCCCTGACGGTCCAGATCGTCACCGGCATCATCCTGGCGATGCACTATGTTCCCTATGGCGGCGCTGCCTTCCAGTCCGTCGAGCACATCATGCGCGACGTCAACCAAGGCTGGCTGCTGCGCTACGCGCACGCCAACGGCGCCAGCTTCTTCTTCATGGTCACCTACATTCACATCTTCCGCGGCCTTTACTACGGATCCTACAAGGCGCCGCGCGAACTGGTGTGGATGCTCGGCCTCGTCATCCTGCTGCTGATGATGGCAACGGCGTTCATGGGCTACGTGCTTCCCTGGGGCCAGATGAGCTTCTGGGGCGCGAAGGTGATCACCGGCCTGTTCGGCGCCATTCCGTTCGTCGGCGAGCCGGTGCAGCAATGGCTGCTCGGCGGCTTCGCGCCCGACCAGCCGACGCTGAACCGCTTCTTCTCACTTCACTATCTGCTGCCGTTCGTGATCGCCGGCGTCATCGTCCTCCACATCTGGGCGTTGCACATTCCCGGATCGAGCAACCCGACCGGCGTCGAAGTGAAGTCGGCGCAGGACACGATCCCGTTCCATCCCTTCTACACGGCGAAGGACGGCTTCGGCGTCGGCGTGTTCCTGCTGCTCTTCGCGCTCGTCACCTTTTTCGCGCCGAACTATCTCGGCCATGCCGACAATTACATCCCGGCCAATCCGCTCTCGACCCCGGCGCATATCGTCCCCGAATGGTATTTCTGGCCGTTCTACGCGATCCTGCGCGCATTCACCGTGGACTTCATTCTCCCGGCGAAACTGTGGGGCGTGATCGCCATGTTCTCGGCGATCCTGATGCTGTTCTTCCTCCCCTGGATCGACCGTTCGCCGGTCCGTTCGGGCAATTACCGGCCGCGCTTTAAGCAGTTCTTCTGGATCCTGATGCTCGATCTGGTAGTGCTCGGCTATGTCGGCGGCTCGCCGGCGGAAGAGCCGTACGTGATGATCAGCCAGGTCGCGACCATGTACTATTTTGCCCACTTCCTGATCATCCTGCCGATTCTGTCGGCGGTGGAACGGACCCTGCCGCTGCCCAATTCCATCTCGGAATCGGTGCTTCACGGCGAGGACAAGGAAGCGGCACCGGCCGATCTTGGCGGGCTTCGTCCCGCGGCCGCGGAATAA
- the petA gene encoding ubiquinol-cytochrome c reductase iron-sulfur subunit has translation MATVEHSDGTLATAPDGGMRRRDFINIAAVSAAGVGAAATLYPLINQMNPSADVLALASIEVDVSAIQAGQAIKTIFRKQPLFVRHLTPAEIQAANAVSVGDLRDPQTLAERTQPGKAEWLVTMGVCTHLGCVPLGAGEGENRGAFGGYFCPCHGSSYDTAGRIRKGPAPKNLEVPAYKFTSDTVITVGEVA, from the coding sequence ATGGCGACGGTTGAACATAGCGACGGGACGCTGGCGACTGCTCCCGATGGCGGCATGCGCCGCCGCGATTTCATCAATATCGCCGCGGTGAGCGCCGCGGGCGTCGGTGCCGCCGCCACCCTCTACCCTCTGATCAACCAGATGAACCCGTCGGCAGACGTGCTCGCCTTGGCTTCGATCGAGGTCGACGTGTCGGCGATCCAGGCCGGGCAGGCGATCAAGACGATCTTCCGCAAGCAGCCCTTGTTCGTGCGCCACCTGACGCCGGCCGAGATCCAGGCCGCCAACGCGGTCAGCGTCGGCGATCTGCGCGATCCGCAGACGCTCGCCGAGCGGACCCAGCCTGGCAAGGCGGAGTGGCTGGTGACCATGGGCGTGTGCACCCATCTGGGCTGCGTTCCGCTCGGTGCCGGCGAAGGTGAGAATCGCGGCGCGTTCGGCGGCTATTTCTGCCCGTGCCACGGTTCTTCCTACGACACGGCCGGCCGCATCCGCAAAGGCCCGGCGCCGAAGAATCTCGAAGTTCCGGCTTACAAGTTCACGTCCGACACCGTGATCACCGTTGGCGAGGTGGCATAA
- a CDS encoding tRNA (cytidine(34)-2'-O)-methyltransferase, which yields MRIALYQPDQAGNVGTIIRLGACLATPVDVIEPCGFPFSDRALKRAGMDYAEVATVTRHPSWAAFAAADVGRLVLFTTAAAEPLPAIRFALGDVLLFGSESSGVPPAVHAAAALRVRIPQASGTRSLNLAVAAGIGIFEALRQTNGYPQ from the coding sequence ATGCGCATCGCCCTTTATCAGCCCGATCAGGCCGGCAACGTCGGCACCATCATTCGCCTCGGTGCCTGCCTGGCAACGCCGGTGGATGTGATCGAACCCTGCGGCTTTCCCTTCTCCGACCGGGCGCTGAAGCGTGCCGGCATGGACTATGCGGAAGTGGCGACGGTGACTCGCCACCCCTCGTGGGCCGCATTCGCGGCGGCTGATGTCGGCCGGCTGGTGCTGTTCACCACCGCCGCTGCGGAGCCCCTCCCCGCGATCCGCTTCGCCCTTGGCGACGTCCTGCTGTTCGGATCGGAGAGCAGCGGGGTGCCGCCGGCGGTCCACGCCGCCGCGGCCTTGCGGGTCCGGATCCCTCAGGCGAGCGGCACGCGCTCCTTGAATCTCGCCGTCGCTGCAGGCATCGGCATTTTCGAAGCCCTGCGACAGACGAACGGATATCCGCAATGA
- the hemF gene encoding oxygen-dependent coproporphyrinogen oxidase: MIELDDEQQAARTWFESLRDRICTEFEAIEAEAGSDARFGYTPWDRADEAGAPGGGGVRGLMKGKVFEKVGVNVSTVGGAFNPDFAQTIHGAAEDPRFFATGISLVAHMANPHVPAVHMNTRFLCTTKRWFGGGADLNPPIPYEEDTADFHARLRAACSAHDQTFYEKFRKWADDYFYIPHRQVHRGVGGIFYDHLEGRFEDTFAFTRDVGEAFLDVFPRLVRRRMETPFTDADKARQLEWRGRYAEFNLIYDRGTLFGLKTGGNVDAILMSLPPLATWS, encoded by the coding sequence ATGATCGAGCTGGACGACGAACAGCAGGCGGCACGGACATGGTTCGAATCGCTCCGCGACCGCATCTGCACCGAATTCGAGGCGATCGAGGCCGAGGCGGGCAGCGATGCGCGATTCGGCTACACGCCCTGGGATCGCGCCGACGAGGCCGGGGCGCCCGGCGGGGGCGGGGTCCGCGGCCTCATGAAGGGCAAGGTGTTCGAGAAGGTCGGCGTCAACGTCTCCACCGTGGGCGGTGCGTTCAATCCCGATTTCGCGCAGACCATCCACGGCGCCGCCGAGGACCCGCGCTTCTTCGCGACCGGGATCAGCCTGGTCGCCCACATGGCCAATCCCCACGTTCCGGCCGTGCACATGAACACGCGTTTTCTATGCACCACCAAGCGGTGGTTCGGCGGCGGCGCCGATCTCAACCCGCCAATTCCCTACGAGGAGGATACGGCGGATTTCCACGCGCGACTGCGCGCCGCCTGCTCGGCGCACGATCAGACCTTCTATGAAAAGTTCAGGAAGTGGGCGGACGACTATTTCTACATCCCGCATCGCCAGGTCCATCGCGGCGTCGGCGGCATCTTCTACGATCATCTGGAAGGCCGCTTCGAGGACACCTTCGCCTTCACCCGCGACGTCGGTGAGGCGTTCCTCGATGTCTTTCCGCGGCTCGTGCGCAGGCGGATGGAGACGCCGTTCACCGACGCCGACAAGGCGCGCCAGCTCGAATGGCGCGGGCGTTATGCCGAGTTCAACCTGATCTACGACCGGGGCACCCTGTTCGGCCTCAAGACCGGCGGCAACGTCGATGCCATTCTGATGAGCCTCCCTCCGCTTGCAACCTGGTCCTGA
- a CDS encoding GNAT family N-acetyltransferase: MLTQLPAGHVGAVVTYLEMTRKPPARAMPPSPLRLERWKTPDPERYRILFRRVGGRWLWYSRLLMEDDTLRAAIGELWAVTDRGIEVGMIELDFSVPGDCLIRFLGLVPELAGKGHGKWLFGQLLALAWRPGVTRLKVNTCSLDHPAALPAYLRAGFSPRRRAFESFPDPRLLGVLPRDAAPQIPLLEDAG; encoded by the coding sequence ATGCTGACGCAATTGCCCGCCGGGCATGTGGGTGCCGTCGTCACCTATCTGGAGATGACGCGCAAGCCGCCGGCGCGGGCGATGCCACCCTCCCCGCTGCGCCTGGAGCGCTGGAAGACACCGGATCCGGAGCGCTACCGGATTCTCTTCCGCCGGGTCGGCGGCCGCTGGCTCTGGTATTCGCGCCTGCTGATGGAAGACGACACGCTTCGCGCCGCGATCGGGGAGCTTTGGGCGGTCACCGATCGCGGCATCGAGGTCGGCATGATCGAGCTCGACTTCTCGGTGCCGGGCGATTGCCTGATCCGCTTTCTCGGCCTGGTTCCCGAGCTTGCCGGCAAGGGTCACGGCAAATGGCTGTTCGGGCAGCTGCTCGCGCTCGCCTGGCGACCAGGCGTCACGCGGCTGAAGGTCAACACCTGCAGCCTCGATCATCCAGCGGCCCTGCCCGCTTATCTGAGGGCCGGTTTCTCGCCGCGCCGGCGAGCGTTCGAAAGCTTTCCCGATCCGCGCCTGCTCGGCGTGCTGCCGAGAGACGCGGCACCGCAGATCCCGTTACTCGAAGACGCGGGCTGA
- the lipB gene encoding lipoyl(octanoyl) transferase LipB: MSADDDIEWRVTPGLTPYPEALAEMEERASAVRRGEARELVWLLEHPPLFTAGTSADPAELFNPLGFPVYEAGRGGRYTYHGPGQRVGYVVLDLDRRGRDVRCYVHSLEGWIIDTLGDLGVAAHRAPGRIGIWTDRNGTEAKVGAIGVRVRRWVTLHGFSVNLTPELSHFSGIVPCGIAEFPVTSLGEMGVSCRLERFDLALRQRLSRFLVSLEGGTEKG, translated from the coding sequence ATGAGCGCGGACGACGATATCGAGTGGCGGGTGACGCCCGGCCTTACCCCTTACCCCGAGGCGCTGGCGGAAATGGAAGAGCGCGCCTCGGCGGTCCGCCGCGGCGAGGCGCGCGAGCTGGTCTGGCTGCTCGAGCACCCGCCCCTGTTCACCGCCGGCACCAGCGCCGACCCCGCAGAGCTGTTCAATCCGCTCGGCTTTCCCGTCTACGAGGCCGGACGCGGCGGCCGCTATACCTATCACGGACCAGGACAGCGGGTCGGCTACGTGGTCCTCGATCTCGATCGCCGCGGCCGCGACGTGCGTTGCTACGTCCACTCGCTCGAAGGCTGGATCATCGACACGCTCGGCGATCTCGGCGTCGCTGCGCACCGTGCGCCTGGGCGGATCGGCATCTGGACGGATCGAAACGGGACGGAAGCGAAGGTCGGCGCGATCGGCGTACGCGTTCGCCGCTGGGTTACCCTGCACGGCTTCTCGGTGAATCTGACACCGGAACTTTCCCACTTTTCAGGCATAGTGCCGTGCGGTATTGCCGAGTTCCCGGTGACCAGCCTCGGCGAAATGGGAGTGTCTTGCCGACTTGAACGTTTCGATCTGGCACTGCGGCAGCGGCTTTCGCGTTTTCTGGTCTCTCTCGAGGGAGGGACTGAGAAGGGTTGA
- the queE gene encoding 7-carboxy-7-deazaguanine synthase, protein MSYAVKEIFLTLQGEGLQAGRRAVFLRFAGCNLWSGREQDRATAQCTFCDTDFVGTDGENGGRYDAERLVDTVAALWGAESMARRLVVVTGGEPMLQLDAALIDALHGAGFEIAMESNGTLASADGIDWICISPKAGTSIVQRSGDELKLVWPQVGIDPEAMLGWDFRHFLIQPLDAADAASNRQAAIDYVMANPRWRLSLQTHKLLGLP, encoded by the coding sequence ATGAGCTACGCGGTCAAGGAGATCTTCCTGACCCTTCAGGGAGAAGGGCTGCAGGCGGGACGGAGGGCAGTGTTCCTGCGCTTCGCCGGCTGCAACCTGTGGTCGGGACGCGAGCAGGATCGTGCGACCGCCCAATGCACTTTCTGCGACACCGATTTCGTCGGCACGGACGGTGAGAATGGCGGGCGCTACGATGCCGAGAGGCTGGTCGATACGGTCGCAGCGCTTTGGGGCGCGGAGAGCATGGCGCGACGGCTGGTCGTCGTCACCGGCGGCGAGCCGATGCTCCAGCTCGATGCCGCACTGATTGACGCGCTGCACGGCGCAGGGTTCGAGATCGCAATGGAGAGCAACGGCACGCTGGCGTCGGCGGACGGGATCGACTGGATCTGCATCAGCCCGAAGGCCGGAACGAGCATCGTCCAGCGCTCCGGCGACGAATTGAAGCTGGTGTGGCCCCAGGTCGGCATCGATCCGGAGGCGATGCTGGGGTGGGATTTCCGGCACTTCCTGATCCAGCCGCTGGACGCTGCCGATGCCGCTTCGAACCGTCAGGCCGCGATCGACTACGTGATGGCAAACCCGCGCTGGCGCCTGAGCCTGCAGACGCACAAACTGCTCGGCCTGCCTTGA
- the queC gene encoding 7-cyano-7-deazaguanine synthase QueC, giving the protein MTSNARNAVALVSGGLDSMVSAAHAREAGFALFALTIDYGQRHRIELEAAARVAAALGAVRHIVLPLDLTAFGGSALTADIDVPKSGVAAEDEVPVTYVPARNTIFLSLALGWAEAAGARDLFIGVNALDYSGYPDCRPDFIAAFEHVASLGTKAGAEGDRFRIHAPLQHMTKADIAKEAARLGLDAGISWSCYDPTPRGEHCGFCDSCRLRAKGFEEAGLADPTRYAARP; this is encoded by the coding sequence ATGACCTCCAACGCCCGCAATGCCGTCGCCCTCGTCTCCGGCGGCCTCGACTCCATGGTATCAGCGGCCCACGCCCGCGAGGCCGGCTTTGCGCTGTTCGCGCTCACCATCGATTATGGACAACGCCACCGGATCGAGCTGGAGGCCGCCGCGCGGGTCGCTGCGGCGCTCGGCGCGGTGCGGCACATCGTGCTTCCGCTCGATCTCACCGCCTTCGGTGGGTCGGCGCTCACCGCCGACATCGACGTGCCGAAGAGCGGCGTCGCCGCCGAGGACGAGGTGCCCGTCACCTATGTTCCCGCACGCAACACCATCTTCCTCTCGCTTGCCCTCGGCTGGGCGGAGGCGGCCGGCGCACGCGACCTGTTCATCGGCGTCAACGCGCTGGATTATTCGGGCTATCCCGATTGCCGCCCGGACTTCATCGCCGCCTTCGAGCATGTCGCCTCGCTCGGCACCAAGGCGGGTGCGGAAGGCGACCGGTTCCGGATCCACGCGCCGCTTCAGCACATGACCAAGGCCGACATCGCCAAGGAGGCAGCACGGCTCGGGCTCGATGCCGGGATCAGCTGGTCCTGCTACGATCCGACGCCGCGCGGCGAGCATTGCGGTTTCTGCGACAGCTGCCGGCTGCGGGCGAAAGGCTTCGAGGAAGCCGGCCTTGCCGATCCCACCCGCTACGCCGCACGGCCATGA
- a CDS encoding Hsp33 family molecular chaperone HslO — MTSSQTQTAATAANLDEAIGFTIPARNARGRIVRLGPLLDLVLSAHDYPAPIARILSEALVLAALLGSLLKDDQGQLTIQAQTEAGIIDLLVVDYRGGELRGYVRFDKERLAQLPSHRDLFALFGKGYLAITFDLPRADERYQGIVPLEGSSLAEAAQSYFSQSEQLPSVIRLAVNDTGHVAGGMLVQHLPEGEEGRDRLHTRLDDPEWEHVRILSETIKGSELADAELPLREVLWRLFHEEDVRVLNAQPLAKGCRCNFDYIKSVISRFAPQERAEMVDEDGFISVDCEFCSRVFPISLSDFHD; from the coding sequence ATGACATCTTCCCAGACCCAGACTGCGGCGACGGCCGCCAATCTCGACGAGGCGATCGGCTTCACCATTCCGGCGCGCAATGCCCGCGGCCGCATCGTCCGGCTCGGGCCTTTGCTCGACCTCGTCCTGTCCGCGCACGATTACCCCGCGCCGATCGCCCGCATCCTTTCGGAAGCGCTGGTGCTGGCGGCCCTGCTCGGCTCGCTGCTCAAGGATGATCAGGGGCAACTCACCATCCAGGCGCAGACCGAAGCCGGGATCATCGACCTGCTGGTGGTTGATTATCGCGGCGGCGAACTGCGCGGCTACGTCCGCTTCGACAAGGAACGTCTCGCTCAGCTGCCGAGCCACCGCGACCTGTTCGCCCTGTTCGGCAAAGGCTATCTGGCGATCACGTTCGATCTGCCGCGGGCCGACGAGCGCTACCAGGGGATCGTTCCGCTCGAGGGCAGCTCGCTTGCCGAGGCGGCGCAAAGCTATTTCTCGCAATCGGAGCAGCTGCCCAGCGTGATCCGGCTCGCGGTCAACGATACCGGCCATGTCGCCGGCGGGATGCTCGTCCAGCATCTGCCGGAGGGCGAGGAGGGCAGGGACCGGCTCCACACCCGCCTCGACGACCCCGAGTGGGAGCATGTCCGCATCCTCTCCGAGACGATCAAGGGCAGCGAACTGGCCGACGCCGAGCTGCCGCTTCGAGAGGTGTTGTGGCGGCTGTTTCACGAAGAGGATGTTCGCGTGCTCAACGCCCAGCCGCTGGCCAAGGGTTGCCGCTGCAACTTCGACTACATCAAGTCGGTCATTTCCCGATTCGCGCCGCAGGAACGCGCGGAGATGGTCGACGAAGATGGTTTCATCAGCGTCGATTGCGAATTCTGCTCGCGGGTTTTTCCGATTTCGCTCAGCGACTTCCATGATTGA
- a CDS encoding aspartate aminotransferase family protein, which translates to MAITPLMPVYPRSPVRPVRGEGVYLFGERGERYLDFASGIAVNILGHGHPHLTKAIQDQTATLMHVSNLYGSPQGEALAQRLVDATFADTVFFTNSGVEAIECAIKTARRYHHHHGHPEKNVLISFRNAFHGRSMAAISATDQPKMIDGFAPLLQGFTVVEFDNLEAAEAAVDENTAGFLVEPVQGEGGIRPASREFLQGLRRICDARDLMLIFDEIQCGVARSGTFFAYEQYGIEPDIMTIAKGIGGGFPLGACLASEKAAAGMVIGTHGSTYGGNPLAMAAGEAVLDVVLQPDFLDHVQRMGDRLRGALEQMIPNHDHLFESVRGLGLMLGVKMKTDSRAFVTYLRDHGLLTVAGGDNVMRVLPPLIIEDQHVTEFVEKLSEAARQYEVPAAA; encoded by the coding sequence ATGGCCATCACGCCTCTCATGCCCGTTTACCCGCGCTCTCCGGTGCGGCCGGTGCGAGGCGAGGGTGTCTACCTGTTCGGCGAGCGCGGCGAGCGCTATCTCGACTTTGCGAGCGGCATCGCGGTCAACATCCTGGGCCACGGTCATCCCCACCTGACCAAGGCGATCCAGGACCAGACGGCGACGTTGATGCACGTCTCAAATCTATACGGTTCGCCCCAGGGCGAGGCGCTTGCGCAGCGGCTGGTCGATGCGACCTTTGCCGACACCGTCTTCTTCACCAATTCCGGCGTCGAAGCGATCGAATGCGCAATCAAGACGGCGCGGCGCTACCACCACCATCACGGCCATCCCGAGAAGAACGTCCTGATCAGCTTCCGCAACGCCTTTCACGGGCGCAGCATGGCCGCGATCAGCGCCACCGATCAGCCCAAGATGATCGACGGCTTCGCGCCGCTGCTGCAGGGCTTCACCGTCGTCGAGTTCGACAACCTCGAAGCGGCCGAGGCCGCCGTCGACGAGAATACCGCCGGCTTCCTGGTCGAGCCCGTCCAGGGCGAGGGCGGGATCCGTCCCGCAAGCCGTGAATTCCTGCAGGGCCTGCGCCGCATCTGCGACGCGCGCGACCTGATGCTGATCTTCGACGAGATCCAATGTGGAGTCGCCCGTTCGGGCACCTTCTTCGCCTACGAGCAATATGGCATCGAGCCCGACATCATGACGATCGCCAAGGGGATTGGCGGCGGCTTCCCGCTTGGCGCGTGCCTGGCCAGCGAAAAGGCCGCGGCCGGGATGGTGATCGGCACCCACGGTTCGACCTACGGCGGCAACCCGCTCGCCATGGCGGCCGGCGAGGCCGTGCTCGACGTCGTGCTGCAGCCCGATTTCCTCGACCACGTCCAGCGGATGGGCGACCGGCTGCGCGGGGCGCTGGAGCAGATGATCCCAAATCACGATCATCTGTTCGAGAGCGTGCGCGGGCTCGGCCTGATGCTCGGCGTCAAGATGAAGACAGACAGCCGCGCTTTCGTCACCTATCTGCGCGATCACGGCCTGCTCACCGTCGCCGGCGGCGACAATGTGATGCGGGTGCTGCCGCCGCTGATCATCGAAGACCAGCACGTCACGGAATTCGTCGAGAAGCTTTCCGAAGCGGCACGCCAATATGAGGTGCCCGCCGCAGCCTGA